From Pseudorca crassidens isolate mPseCra1 chromosome 7, mPseCra1.hap1, whole genome shotgun sequence, a single genomic window includes:
- the ARHGEF39 gene encoding rho guanine nucleotide exchange factor 39 isoform X3 — MESPGPSVRCPVQEQRARWERKRACTARELLETERRYQEQLGLVATYFVGILRAKGTLRPPERQALFGPWELIYGASQELLPYLEGGRWGQGLEGFCPHLELYTQFAANAERSRTTLQEQLKKNKRFRRFVRLQEGRPEFGGIQLQDLLPLPLQRLQQYENLAIALAENTGPNSPDHEQLTRAARRISDTAQRVHTISQKQKNDQHLQRVQALLSGRQAKGLISGSRWFLRQGWLLVVPPRGEPRPRMFFLFSDALLMAKPRPPLHLLQSGTFACQALYPMAECQLHRVFGHSGGPCGGLLSLSFPHEKLLLMSTDQEELSHWYRSLTLASSQKN, encoded by the exons ATGGAAAGCCCGGGCCCCAGCGTACGGTGCCCGGTGCAAGAGCAGCGTGCCCGTTGGGAGCGGAAACGCGCCTGCACTGCCCGGGAGCTGCTGGAGACCGAGCGGCGCTACCAGGAACAGCTGGGGCTGGTGGCCACG TACTTCGTGGGGATTCTGAGAGCCAAGGGCACCCTGCGACCACCAGAGCGCCAGGCCCTGTTTGGGCCCTGGGAGCTCATTTACGGCGCCAGCCA AGAGCTGCTTCCCTACCTCGAAGGAGGGCGCTGGGGACAGGGGCTGGAGGGCTTCTGCCCCCACCTGGAGCTCTACACCCAATTTGCTGCCAACGCTGAGAGGTCCCGGACCACCCTGCAG GAGcaattaaagaagaacaaacgtTTCCGGAGGTTTGTGCGACTTCAGGAAGGTCGCCCTGAGTTTGGGGGCATTCAGCTCCAGgacctgctccctctgcctctgcagaGGCTCCAGCA GTATGAGAATCTTGCCATTGCTTTGGCTGAAAACACAGGTCCCAACAGCCCTGACCATGAACAGCTCACAA gGGCTGCCCGGCGGATAAGTGACACTGCCCAGAGAGTCCACACCATCAGTCAGAAACAGAAGAATGACCAGCACCTCCAGCGTGTCCAGGCTCTGCTCAGTGGACGGCAGGCAAAGGGGCTTATCTCAGGTA GTCGCTGGTTCCTACGCCAGGGTTGGCTGCTGGTGGTGCCTCCCCGAGGGGAGCCTCGGCCCCGAatgttcttcctcttctctgatgCACTCCTCATGGCCAAGCCTCGACCTCCATTGCACCTGCTGCAGAGTGGCACCTTTGCTTGCCAGGCCCTCTACCCCATGGCTGAGTGTCAACTCCACAGGGTCTTTGGCCACTCAGGAGGCCCCTGTGGTGGACTGCTCAGC CTGTCCTTTCCCCACGAGAAGCTACTGCTTATGTCCACAGACCAGGAGGAGCTGTCGCACTGGTACCGCAGTCTGACTTTGGCCAGCAG CCAGAAGAACTAG
- the ARHGEF39 gene encoding rho guanine nucleotide exchange factor 39 isoform X2: MESPGPSVRCPVQEQRARWERKRACTARELLETERRYQEQLGLVATYFVGILRAKGTLRPPERQALFGPWELIYGASQELLPYLEGGRWGQGLEGFCPHLELYTQFAANAERSRTTLQEQLKKNKRFRRFVRLQEGRPEFGGIQLQDLLPLPLQRLQQYENLAIALAENTGPNSPDHEQLTRAARRISDTAQRVHTISQKQKNDQHLQRVQALLSGRQAKGLISGRWFLRQGWLLVVPPRGEPRPRMFFLFSDALLMAKPRPPLHLLQSGTFACQALYPMAECQLHRVFGHSGGPCGGLLSLSFPHEKLLLMSTDQEELSHWYRSLTLASSSQKN; encoded by the exons ATGGAAAGCCCGGGCCCCAGCGTACGGTGCCCGGTGCAAGAGCAGCGTGCCCGTTGGGAGCGGAAACGCGCCTGCACTGCCCGGGAGCTGCTGGAGACCGAGCGGCGCTACCAGGAACAGCTGGGGCTGGTGGCCACG TACTTCGTGGGGATTCTGAGAGCCAAGGGCACCCTGCGACCACCAGAGCGCCAGGCCCTGTTTGGGCCCTGGGAGCTCATTTACGGCGCCAGCCA AGAGCTGCTTCCCTACCTCGAAGGAGGGCGCTGGGGACAGGGGCTGGAGGGCTTCTGCCCCCACCTGGAGCTCTACACCCAATTTGCTGCCAACGCTGAGAGGTCCCGGACCACCCTGCAG GAGcaattaaagaagaacaaacgtTTCCGGAGGTTTGTGCGACTTCAGGAAGGTCGCCCTGAGTTTGGGGGCATTCAGCTCCAGgacctgctccctctgcctctgcagaGGCTCCAGCA GTATGAGAATCTTGCCATTGCTTTGGCTGAAAACACAGGTCCCAACAGCCCTGACCATGAACAGCTCACAA gGGCTGCCCGGCGGATAAGTGACACTGCCCAGAGAGTCCACACCATCAGTCAGAAACAGAAGAATGACCAGCACCTCCAGCGTGTCCAGGCTCTGCTCAGTGGACGGCAGGCAAAGGGGCTTATCTCAG GTCGCTGGTTCCTACGCCAGGGTTGGCTGCTGGTGGTGCCTCCCCGAGGGGAGCCTCGGCCCCGAatgttcttcctcttctctgatgCACTCCTCATGGCCAAGCCTCGACCTCCATTGCACCTGCTGCAGAGTGGCACCTTTGCTTGCCAGGCCCTCTACCCCATGGCTGAGTGTCAACTCCACAGGGTCTTTGGCCACTCAGGAGGCCCCTGTGGTGGACTGCTCAGC CTGTCCTTTCCCCACGAGAAGCTACTGCTTATGTCCACAGACCAGGAGGAGCTGTCGCACTGGTACCGCAGTCTGACTTTGGCCAGCAG CAGCCAGAAGAACTAG
- the ARHGEF39 gene encoding rho guanine nucleotide exchange factor 39 isoform X1, whose protein sequence is MESPGPSVRCPVQEQRARWERKRACTARELLETERRYQEQLGLVATYFVGILRAKGTLRPPERQALFGPWELIYGASQELLPYLEGGRWGQGLEGFCPHLELYTQFAANAERSRTTLQEQLKKNKRFRRFVRLQEGRPEFGGIQLQDLLPLPLQRLQQYENLAIALAENTGPNSPDHEQLTRAARRISDTAQRVHTISQKQKNDQHLQRVQALLSGRQAKGLISGSRWFLRQGWLLVVPPRGEPRPRMFFLFSDALLMAKPRPPLHLLQSGTFACQALYPMAECQLHRVFGHSGGPCGGLLSLSFPHEKLLLMSTDQEELSHWYRSLTLASSSQKN, encoded by the exons ATGGAAAGCCCGGGCCCCAGCGTACGGTGCCCGGTGCAAGAGCAGCGTGCCCGTTGGGAGCGGAAACGCGCCTGCACTGCCCGGGAGCTGCTGGAGACCGAGCGGCGCTACCAGGAACAGCTGGGGCTGGTGGCCACG TACTTCGTGGGGATTCTGAGAGCCAAGGGCACCCTGCGACCACCAGAGCGCCAGGCCCTGTTTGGGCCCTGGGAGCTCATTTACGGCGCCAGCCA AGAGCTGCTTCCCTACCTCGAAGGAGGGCGCTGGGGACAGGGGCTGGAGGGCTTCTGCCCCCACCTGGAGCTCTACACCCAATTTGCTGCCAACGCTGAGAGGTCCCGGACCACCCTGCAG GAGcaattaaagaagaacaaacgtTTCCGGAGGTTTGTGCGACTTCAGGAAGGTCGCCCTGAGTTTGGGGGCATTCAGCTCCAGgacctgctccctctgcctctgcagaGGCTCCAGCA GTATGAGAATCTTGCCATTGCTTTGGCTGAAAACACAGGTCCCAACAGCCCTGACCATGAACAGCTCACAA gGGCTGCCCGGCGGATAAGTGACACTGCCCAGAGAGTCCACACCATCAGTCAGAAACAGAAGAATGACCAGCACCTCCAGCGTGTCCAGGCTCTGCTCAGTGGACGGCAGGCAAAGGGGCTTATCTCAGGTA GTCGCTGGTTCCTACGCCAGGGTTGGCTGCTGGTGGTGCCTCCCCGAGGGGAGCCTCGGCCCCGAatgttcttcctcttctctgatgCACTCCTCATGGCCAAGCCTCGACCTCCATTGCACCTGCTGCAGAGTGGCACCTTTGCTTGCCAGGCCCTCTACCCCATGGCTGAGTGTCAACTCCACAGGGTCTTTGGCCACTCAGGAGGCCCCTGTGGTGGACTGCTCAGC CTGTCCTTTCCCCACGAGAAGCTACTGCTTATGTCCACAGACCAGGAGGAGCTGTCGCACTGGTACCGCAGTCTGACTTTGGCCAGCAG CAGCCAGAAGAACTAG
- the CCDC107 gene encoding coiled-coil domain-containing protein 107 isoform X2, giving the protein MASVVSLAGSLGLLLVSALPEVLGDRTSPDHRAHPGDAAQVGPGATETRRRPPPPPPKNQRERAWAGALPLGALYTAAAVAFVLYKCLQGKDEATFLQEEAGKKDSLQSEQQLAQLTQQLAQTEQHLNSLMAQLEPLFERVTTLAGAQQELLHMKLQAIHQLLRESKPNKGVEVPEPEASTPFPEDLSIEEDEEEAGDSQAWEEPLNWSTGTRNLATPREMEQGLRRRCRKAAAKGPSHSPHREGGTTADSLVKQSLFL; this is encoded by the exons ATGGCGAGCGTGGTGTCGCTCGCGGGTTCGCTGGGGCTGCTACTTGTGTCAGCGCTGCCCGAGGTGCTCGGAGACCGCACCAGCCCCGACCACCGGGCACACCCAG GGGACGCCGCCCAGGTCGGCCCTGGGGCCACGGAAACCCGGCggcggccgccgccgccaccgcccaAGAACCAGCGCGAGCGGGCCTGGGCCGGGGCACTGCCCTTGGGAGCGCTGTACACCGCAGCCGCCGTGGCTTTTGTGCTGTACAAGTGTTTACAG GGGAAAGATGAGGCTACTTTTCTCCAGGAGGAGGCAGGCAAGAAGGATTCACTGCAGTCAG AGCAACAGCTGGCCCAGCTGACACAACAGCTGGCCCAGACAGAACAACACCTGAACAGTCTGATGGCCCAGCTGGAGCCCCTTTTTGAGCG TGTGACTACCCTGGCTGGAGCCCAGCAGGAGCTTTTGCACATGAAGCTACAGGCCATCCACCAGCTGCTACGAGAGAGCAAACCAAACAAGGGTGTGGAGGTTCCAGAACCAG AGGCCAGCACACCCTTTCCTGAGGACTTATCTATAGAGGAGGACGAGGAAGAGGCTGGTGACAGTCAGGCCTGGGAGGAGCCCCTAAACTGGAGCACAGGGACGAGGAACCTAGCTACTCCCAGGGAAATGGAGCAGGGGCTAAGGAGAAGATGCCGGAAGGCTGCAGCAAAGGGCCCCAGTCACAGCCCCCACCGGGAAGGAGGGACAACAGCTGACAGTTTAGTAAAACAGAGTCTGTTCTTGTGA
- the CCDC107 gene encoding coiled-coil domain-containing protein 107 isoform X1, with the protein MASVVSLAGSLGLLLVSALPEVLGDRTSPDHRAHPGDAAQVGPGATETRRRPPPPPPKNQRERAWAGALPLGALYTAAAVAFVLYKCLQQGKDEATFLQEEAGKKDSLQSEQQLAQLTQQLAQTEQHLNSLMAQLEPLFERVTTLAGAQQELLHMKLQAIHQLLRESKPNKGVEVPEPEASTPFPEDLSIEEDEEEAGDSQAWEEPLNWSTGTRNLATPREMEQGLRRRCRKAAAKGPSHSPHREGGTTADSLVKQSLFL; encoded by the exons ATGGCGAGCGTGGTGTCGCTCGCGGGTTCGCTGGGGCTGCTACTTGTGTCAGCGCTGCCCGAGGTGCTCGGAGACCGCACCAGCCCCGACCACCGGGCACACCCAG GGGACGCCGCCCAGGTCGGCCCTGGGGCCACGGAAACCCGGCggcggccgccgccgccaccgcccaAGAACCAGCGCGAGCGGGCCTGGGCCGGGGCACTGCCCTTGGGAGCGCTGTACACCGCAGCCGCCGTGGCTTTTGTGCTGTACAAGTGTTTACAG CAGGGGAAAGATGAGGCTACTTTTCTCCAGGAGGAGGCAGGCAAGAAGGATTCACTGCAGTCAG AGCAACAGCTGGCCCAGCTGACACAACAGCTGGCCCAGACAGAACAACACCTGAACAGTCTGATGGCCCAGCTGGAGCCCCTTTTTGAGCG TGTGACTACCCTGGCTGGAGCCCAGCAGGAGCTTTTGCACATGAAGCTACAGGCCATCCACCAGCTGCTACGAGAGAGCAAACCAAACAAGGGTGTGGAGGTTCCAGAACCAG AGGCCAGCACACCCTTTCCTGAGGACTTATCTATAGAGGAGGACGAGGAAGAGGCTGGTGACAGTCAGGCCTGGGAGGAGCCCCTAAACTGGAGCACAGGGACGAGGAACCTAGCTACTCCCAGGGAAATGGAGCAGGGGCTAAGGAGAAGATGCCGGAAGGCTGCAGCAAAGGGCCCCAGTCACAGCCCCCACCGGGAAGGAGGGACAACAGCTGACAGTTTAGTAAAACAGAGTCTGTTCTTGTGA